From Endozoicomonas sp. 8E, the proteins below share one genomic window:
- a CDS encoding TSUP family transporter — MDFVLTLDWGFLLFFVAILAGFVDSIAGGGGLITVPALLAVGLSPAQALATNKLQSTGGSFSASVYFIRRGLVNLREMRFAIFMTFVGSAAGTILVQLIDASVLKQIIPFLLLGIAAYFVLSPSVRNTEASTARMSLTAFACSAGLGVGFYDGFFGPGTGSFFAIAFVSLLGYSLTMATAHTKVLNCTSNVASLLFFILGGQVVWAVGGIMLIGQFIGARLGSRMVVKRGQQIIRPMIVVISLVMTGKLMWDEYGHLLF; from the coding sequence TTGGATTTTGTACTTACTCTTGATTGGGGGTTTTTGCTGTTTTTTGTTGCGATTCTGGCTGGTTTTGTTGACTCCATTGCAGGCGGCGGCGGATTGATTACAGTCCCCGCGCTTCTGGCGGTGGGGCTTTCTCCGGCACAGGCTCTGGCAACCAATAAATTACAGTCAACAGGCGGCTCTTTCTCTGCCAGTGTTTATTTTATTCGAAGAGGGCTGGTGAATCTCAGGGAAATGCGTTTTGCCATTTTCATGACCTTTGTTGGCAGTGCCGCAGGCACGATTCTGGTTCAGTTGATTGATGCTTCGGTTTTGAAGCAGATTATTCCCTTCCTGTTATTGGGTATAGCCGCTTACTTTGTTCTCTCCCCCAGTGTCCGAAATACTGAAGCTTCTACTGCCAGAATGAGCCTGACCGCTTTTGCCTGTTCAGCAGGGTTGGGAGTCGGCTTTTATGATGGCTTCTTCGGCCCGGGCACGGGCTCTTTCTTTGCCATAGCCTTTGTCAGCCTGCTTGGTTATTCCCTGACAATGGCGACGGCTCATACCAAAGTTCTGAACTGTACCAGTAATGTGGCCTCCCTGCTGTTCTTTATATTGGGTGGTCAGGTTGTCTGGGCTGTAGGGGGAATCATGCTGATAGGTCAGTTCATCGGCGCCAGACTGGGATCGAGAATGGTTGTGAAGCGTGGTCAGCAGATTATTCGTCCCATGATCGTCGTTATTTCACTGGTCATGACCGGCAAACTCATGTGGGACGAATACGGACATTTGCTGTTTTGA